One Gelria sp. Kuro-4 DNA segment encodes these proteins:
- the ald gene encoding alanine dehydrogenase, which translates to MIVGVPKEIKDHEFRVGMTPAGVEAMKKAGHRVVIQKGGGEGSGISDAEYVQAGAEILPTAESVYETAEMIVKVKEPLPPEYDLMHEGQIIFTYLHLAPEKELTSALLKHKVVGVAFETVQLANGALPLLSPMSEIAGRMAVQIGAHYLEKQNGGLGVLLSGVPGVPPAKVAIIGGGTVGMNAARLALGMGADVTVVDIKLDKLIYLDNLFQGRVKTLISNSYNIARLVQEADLVIGCVLIPGARTPVLVTEEMVKSMKPGSVIVDVAIDQGGSVETMDRITSHSNPTFIKYGVVHYSVPNIPGAVARTSTFALANATLPYALQLASKGWKRAMQDDAALAKGLNVVDGRVTFKAVADYQGLPYTPLEEVLR; encoded by the coding sequence GTGATTGTGGGAGTGCCCAAGGAGATTAAGGACCACGAGTTCAGGGTCGGCATGACCCCGGCCGGCGTCGAAGCCATGAAAAAAGCCGGCCATCGGGTGGTGATCCAAAAAGGCGGCGGGGAGGGCAGCGGGATCAGCGACGCGGAATACGTCCAGGCCGGGGCGGAAATCCTCCCCACCGCGGAGAGCGTATACGAAACGGCGGAAATGATTGTTAAAGTCAAAGAACCCCTGCCGCCGGAATATGATTTGATGCACGAAGGGCAGATCATCTTCACCTACCTGCACCTGGCCCCCGAAAAAGAATTGACAAGCGCGCTCCTAAAACACAAGGTGGTGGGCGTGGCCTTTGAGACTGTGCAGTTGGCCAACGGGGCCCTGCCGCTCCTCAGTCCCATGAGCGAAATCGCCGGGCGCATGGCGGTGCAGATCGGTGCCCACTACCTGGAAAAACAAAACGGCGGTTTGGGAGTGCTCCTTTCCGGGGTTCCGGGGGTACCGCCGGCCAAGGTGGCCATCATCGGCGGCGGCACGGTAGGCATGAACGCGGCCCGCCTCGCCCTGGGGATGGGTGCCGACGTCACTGTGGTGGATATTAAACTCGATAAGCTCATTTATCTCGATAACCTTTTCCAGGGCCGGGTCAAAACCCTGATTTCCAATAGCTACAACATCGCGCGCCTGGTGCAAGAGGCCGACCTGGTTATCGGGTGCGTGCTCATTCCCGGCGCCCGGACCCCCGTGCTGGTGACCGAGGAAATGGTGAAGAGCATGAAGCCGGGCAGCGTAATCGTCGACGTAGCCATCGACCAGGGCGGCTCAGTAGAGACAATGGACCGTATCACCAGCCACAGCAACCCGACCTTCATTAAGTATGGCGTCGTTCACTACTCGGTACCGAACATCCCCGGCGCGGTGGCCCGTACTTCTACCTTCGCCCTGGCCAACGCCACTCTGCCCTACGCTCTCCAGCTGGCGAGCAAGGGCTGGAAGAGGGCCATGCAGGATGACGCGGCCCTGGCCAAGGGGCTGAACGTGGTAGACGGCAGGGTCACCTTTAAGGCGGTGGCCGACTACCAGGGGTTGCCCTACACTCCACTCGAAGAAGTCCTAAGGTAA
- a CDS encoding sodium:alanine symporter family protein, with protein MELIMAINSQINSIVWGPPMLILLVGTGIYLTVRQNWLQVSKFGYAMRHTVGKLTEKGEGKKGEVTPFQALATAMAGTVGTGNIAGVATAIALGGPGAVFWMWLSAFFGMVTKYSEVTLAVHYREIKPDGTVIGGPFQYLEKGVHAKWLAVLFAVFGFLASFGIGNMTQANSVALALKTSFGVPEVVTGIIIAVLTGVVILGGLKSIVRVTEKLVPFMAIFYVLGGLILIILNIGKLPAAIGMIFSQAFTGTAAVGGFAGSTVMLAMTKGVARGVFSNEAGLGSAPIVHATARVDHPVQQGLWGIFEVFMDTLVICSITALAIVMTGAWETGKSSTELTITAFNTSLPGVGTFIVTIGAVLFAYSTLLSWEYYGEKCLEYLGGSGVRLPYRIIFLPFLAIGAVGGLEFIWDLADTLNGLMAIPNLIGLLFLSPVIFRLTREYFTEKA; from the coding sequence GTGGAACTGATAATGGCGATCAACTCGCAGATAAACTCGATCGTTTGGGGCCCGCCCATGTTGATCCTCCTGGTGGGTACCGGCATTTATCTCACTGTTCGCCAGAACTGGCTGCAGGTCTCGAAGTTCGGTTATGCCATGCGCCATACCGTCGGGAAATTAACAGAGAAGGGCGAAGGGAAAAAAGGCGAGGTTACACCGTTTCAGGCGCTGGCCACGGCCATGGCCGGTACGGTGGGTACCGGCAACATCGCCGGTGTGGCGACGGCCATCGCTCTGGGCGGGCCGGGCGCCGTTTTCTGGATGTGGCTCTCGGCCTTCTTCGGCATGGTGACCAAGTACTCTGAGGTGACGCTGGCTGTTCACTACCGCGAAATCAAGCCCGACGGCACGGTTATCGGCGGTCCCTTCCAGTACCTCGAGAAGGGCGTGCACGCCAAGTGGCTGGCCGTGCTGTTTGCCGTCTTCGGATTCTTGGCTTCCTTCGGCATTGGTAACATGACCCAAGCCAATTCGGTGGCGCTGGCGCTTAAAACTTCATTCGGTGTGCCCGAGGTGGTCACGGGAATCATCATTGCCGTCTTAACCGGCGTGGTGATCCTGGGCGGGTTAAAGAGCATCGTCAGGGTGACCGAGAAGCTGGTTCCCTTTATGGCCATTTTCTATGTTCTCGGGGGTTTGATCCTGATTATTCTCAACATCGGCAAGCTGCCGGCCGCCATCGGAATGATCTTCAGCCAGGCATTTACCGGCACGGCCGCGGTGGGAGGCTTTGCGGGCTCAACGGTGATGCTGGCCATGACCAAGGGTGTGGCACGCGGCGTCTTCAGCAACGAAGCCGGCTTGGGCAGTGCTCCGATCGTCCACGCCACGGCGCGGGTTGACCACCCGGTACAGCAGGGTTTATGGGGCATCTTTGAGGTCTTTATGGATACTCTCGTCATCTGCTCCATCACCGCCCTTGCCATCGTCATGACCGGCGCCTGGGAAACCGGCAAATCGAGTACGGAGCTTACCATTACCGCCTTCAACACCAGCCTGCCCGGGGTAGGTACCTTCATTGTCACCATCGGAGCCGTTTTGTTCGCCTACTCCACGCTCCTTTCCTGGGAGTACTACGGTGAAAAGTGCCTGGAGTATCTGGGCGGGTCGGGCGTGCGCCTCCCTTACCGCATCATCTTCCTGCCGTTCCTGGCTATCGGCGCGGTCGGCGGTCTCGAGTTCATCTGGGACCTGGCCGACACCCTTAACGGCCTGATGGCCATTCCGAACCTCATCGGCCTGCTCTTCCTCTCGCCGGTGATCTTCAGACTCACGCGCGAGTACTTTACAGAAAAGGCTTAG
- the dtd gene encoding D-aminoacyl-tRNA deacylase, which translates to MRAVLQRVIKAQVTVDKTVVGAIGPGLVVLLGVAVGDSAEDAAYLAEKTVNLRIFEDEAGKLNRSLLEVGGEVLAVSQFTLLGDCRKGRRPSFVQAAAPEIAEPLYEKYVDELKRAGVRVATGVFRTEMLVEIHNHGPVTLILDSRREDAHGDGN; encoded by the coding sequence TTGCGCGCGGTGCTACAAAGGGTCATAAAGGCGCAGGTGACCGTAGATAAAACGGTGGTCGGGGCCATCGGCCCCGGGCTCGTGGTGCTGCTCGGTGTGGCCGTCGGCGACAGCGCCGAGGACGCAGCTTACCTGGCGGAAAAAACGGTTAATCTGCGCATTTTTGAGGATGAGGCGGGGAAGCTCAACCGCTCGCTCCTCGAAGTAGGCGGTGAGGTGCTGGCTGTTTCCCAGTTCACGCTCTTAGGGGACTGCCGCAAGGGGCGCCGCCCCAGCTTTGTGCAGGCTGCAGCGCCGGAGATCGCCGAGCCCCTCTATGAAAAGTACGTCGACGAGCTTAAGCGGGCTGGGGTAAGGGTAGCCACGGGGGTGTTCCGCACCGAAATGCTGGTCGAGATTCATAACCACGGCCCCGTCACCCTGATTCTTGACAGCCGGAGGGAAGACGCACATGGAGATGGAAATTGA
- a CDS encoding MBL fold metallo-hydrolase produces MEMEIERLVVGPIAANCYLVRCSAGGDTIVIDPGAEGERILARAKEKGLKIRYIVNTHGHGDHIGANAAVQAATGAPILIHAADAPLLTSAVKNLSSWLAGGVVSPPAGRLLADEEEIACGEVVFKVLATPGHTPGGISLFTPGTVFTGDTLFQGSVGRSDFPGGSHSQLLQSIRGKLLVLPDDTQVYPGHGAPTTIGREKKGNPFLA; encoded by the coding sequence ATGGAGATGGAAATTGAACGCTTGGTCGTTGGTCCCATTGCCGCCAACTGTTACCTGGTGCGCTGCTCGGCCGGGGGCGACACGATCGTGATCGACCCGGGAGCGGAAGGAGAGCGCATCCTGGCACGGGCGAAAGAAAAAGGCCTTAAGATCCGTTACATCGTTAACACGCACGGTCACGGCGATCACATCGGGGCCAACGCCGCGGTGCAGGCCGCGACGGGAGCACCGATCCTCATCCACGCGGCCGATGCGCCCCTTCTGACTTCGGCGGTGAAGAATCTTTCCTCCTGGCTCGCCGGCGGCGTCGTCAGCCCGCCGGCCGGCCGCCTGCTGGCCGACGAGGAGGAAATCGCCTGCGGGGAGGTGGTGTTTAAGGTGCTGGCCACCCCCGGGCATACCCCGGGCGGGATTTCCCTGTTCACCCCAGGAACAGTCTTCACCGGCGACACACTTTTTCAGGGTTCCGTCGGCCGTTCAGACTTTCCAGGCGGCTCGCACTCCCAGCTGCTGCAGAGCATCCGCGGAAAACTGCTGGTTTTACCGGATGACACCCAGGTTTACCCGGGACACGGGGCTCCGACGACCATTGGCCGGGAGAAAAAGGGCAATCCTTTTCTTGCCTAG